The following coding sequences lie in one uncultured Cohaesibacter sp. genomic window:
- a CDS encoding LacI family DNA-binding transcriptional regulator, translating into MNSKFVSASDVAKRAGVSRSAVSRTFTSGASVSRETRLKVMAAAEELGYKVNLLARTLHKTRSDLVGVVGSNLSSPYISAQIDALSAALSKHDLQCILVNLAQVDGDLTKSVERLLEYRVRTVVLLSGAAPDEVVRICSANGTRLVLINRTMPDTVVHADLIEADSAAGGRLAADRLIKAGCRHVAVLISASRTHAKLARADAFIERMRESNVAVTEWREGRHCYETGVEAARVLLTRPDIDGLFAVSDELALGALNTARHELGLSVPEDLSVIGFDDAPISAWASHDLTTVRQSLSALTEATLEAVMGPANGPVSHRRIKVTLVERGSVRRTGKD; encoded by the coding sequence ATGAACAGTAAATTTGTTTCTGCTTCTGATGTGGCCAAGCGGGCCGGGGTGTCCCGCTCCGCGGTGTCGCGCACTTTCACATCCGGGGCCAGTGTCTCAAGAGAAACCCGGCTGAAGGTGATGGCGGCGGCAGAAGAGCTTGGCTACAAGGTCAATCTGCTGGCCCGGACCCTGCACAAGACCCGGTCTGATCTTGTCGGCGTTGTCGGGAGCAATCTTTCCAGTCCCTATATTTCTGCCCAGATCGATGCCCTGAGTGCAGCCCTCAGCAAGCATGATCTGCAGTGTATTCTGGTCAATCTGGCGCAGGTTGATGGCGATCTCACCAAGTCTGTCGAGCGGCTGCTGGAATATCGTGTGCGGACGGTCGTGCTATTGTCCGGGGCTGCGCCGGATGAGGTGGTGCGGATCTGTTCGGCCAATGGCACCCGTCTGGTTCTGATCAATCGCACCATGCCGGATACGGTCGTTCATGCGGATCTGATCGAGGCGGACTCGGCAGCCGGAGGGCGGTTGGCGGCGGACAGATTGATCAAGGCTGGCTGTCGCCATGTGGCCGTGCTGATTTCGGCCTCCCGCACCCATGCCAAGCTCGCCCGTGCCGATGCCTTTATCGAGCGGATGAGAGAGAGCAATGTTGCCGTCACGGAATGGCGCGAAGGGCGTCATTGCTACGAGACCGGGGTCGAGGCTGCGCGGGTTCTGCTGACCCGGCCGGATATTGATGGTCTCTTTGCTGTCAGCGATGAGTTGGCACTCGGTGCGCTCAATACGGCTAGGCATGAACTCGGCCTTTCGGTGCCAGAGGATCTGTCCGTCATCGGCTTTGACGATGCACCGATTTCCGCTTGGGCCTCTCATGATCTGACCACCGTGCGCCAGTCTCTCTCGGCCCTCACCGAGGCGACCCTTGAGGCGGTGATGGGGCCTGCAAACGGGCCGGTTTCGCATCGGCGCATCAAGGTGACGCTGGTTGAACGCGGTTCGGTTCGACGGACGGGCAAGGACTGA
- a CDS encoding protein phosphatase yields MKTNKPRHGLPTDVDAVEAVEDAQIVLLPVIEGFGPYKKTLYLGNLTAAEDAGALKAANITESFNVSINIFPQDLALDDGTEIRRYQIGMIDGPGNSPYLLAGAVMTLQGLLHGYIKGKPHYPPHRCGNILVHCRGGRSRSVTVLALWMAAFCPERFASYEAALEHIRQLRDLPQTYPLPDMMALADHVISEKLLPGLLS; encoded by the coding sequence TTGAAGACCAACAAACCCCGCCATGGCCTGCCGACCGATGTTGATGCTGTCGAAGCGGTTGAAGATGCGCAAATTGTGCTGCTCCCCGTGATCGAAGGCTTCGGGCCCTACAAGAAGACCCTCTATCTCGGCAACCTGACGGCTGCGGAAGATGCCGGAGCATTGAAGGCGGCCAACATCACCGAAAGCTTCAATGTTTCGATCAACATCTTCCCGCAGGATCTGGCCCTTGATGATGGCACCGAAATCCGTCGCTACCAGATCGGTATGATCGACGGGCCGGGCAACAGTCCCTATCTGTTGGCGGGGGCGGTGATGACCCTGCAAGGGTTGCTGCATGGCTATATCAAGGGAAAGCCTCATTATCCGCCGCATCGCTGCGGCAACATCCTTGTGCATTGTCGGGGCGGGCGGTCACGGTCGGTGACGGTTCTGGCGCTGTGGATGGCTGCCTTCTGTCCGGAGCGGTTTGCCTCCTATGAGGCAGCGCTTGAGCATATCCGCCAATTGAGAGATCTTCCTCAGACTTATCCCTTGCCGGACATGATGGCCCTGGCTGATCATGTGATCTCAGAAAAGCTGCTTCCCGGCCTGCTCTCGTGA
- a CDS encoding MBL fold metallo-hydrolase codes for MARLKAISGLGRKSAALFLVEAGEQRILFDFGDGLEPGEHPDLSEVGVVDAVCLSHAHEDHAGSLMRLGEVGSPPVYATSRCFEQIPEALRLVERRIIPERGGFDLFGMDITVGQCGHAPGGVWFHLPTERGGFLYSGDCSAESESMPLDPFPRAATLLVDASYGDRDSSLSDQREAIIKAADGGAVICCPAAGRGADMVQALLSAGHAVWAEDCIAQEYEAAMGQVVPVVDGMTACPEQVIVTTSSNAEDGLSGALLARGGFRFLFSSHVPKGSPAYPLIEAGEAQWLPWNVHPRLRDVLNWADQCGADQVIPAFIDPASATKLVAGLGKRLVLEREVEI; via the coding sequence ATGGCGCGATTGAAGGCGATTAGCGGGCTCGGGCGTAAGAGCGCTGCCCTGTTTCTGGTTGAGGCCGGGGAGCAACGGATCTTGTTTGATTTCGGCGACGGGCTTGAGCCGGGTGAACATCCGGATCTCTCCGAGGTCGGTGTGGTGGATGCGGTCTGTCTTAGTCACGCCCACGAGGATCATGCCGGATCCTTGATGCGTCTTGGCGAGGTTGGCTCGCCACCGGTCTATGCGACCAGTCGATGCTTTGAGCAGATCCCGGAGGCATTGAGACTGGTCGAGCGAAGGATCATTCCCGAGCGAGGTGGCTTTGACCTCTTCGGGATGGATATCACGGTCGGGCAATGTGGTCATGCGCCGGGCGGTGTATGGTTTCATCTGCCAACGGAAAGGGGTGGGTTTCTCTATAGTGGCGACTGCTCGGCGGAGTCCGAGAGCATGCCGCTTGATCCCTTCCCGCGTGCCGCCACACTGCTGGTTGATGCTTCCTATGGGGATCGTGACAGCTCGCTCAGCGACCAGCGCGAGGCCATCATAAAGGCCGCTGATGGTGGGGCCGTCATTTGTTGTCCGGCTGCTGGTCGCGGTGCGGACATGGTGCAAGCCCTGCTGAGTGCCGGACACGCCGTGTGGGCTGAAGATTGCATTGCTCAAGAATATGAAGCGGCAATGGGGCAGGTGGTTCCCGTCGTTGACGGGATGACGGCGTGTCCCGAACAGGTTATCGTCACGACGAGTTCGAACGCCGAGGACGGTCTGTCCGGGGCTTTGCTCGCTCGCGGCGGGTTTCGCTTCCTGTTTTCCAGCCATGTGCCCAAAGGCAGTCCAGCCTATCCGCTGATCGAGGCGGGGGAGGCGCAATGGCTGCCGTGGAATGTCCATCCGCGCTTGCGGGATGTCCTCAATTGGGCAGATCAGTGTGGGGCAGATCAGGTCATTCCCGCCTTTATCGATCCTGCCTCAGCCACGAAACTGGTTGCTGGTCTCGGGAAACGCCTCGTGCTTGAACGAGAAGTGGAGATTTGA
- a CDS encoding iron ABC transporter permease, giving the protein MTDLAISQERPMRAFRFSHLKLSGEMRLIIFLALFVGLLSIAPLGRLVYAAFFADGSFDLDRVAKILGGRRVLQATGNTIWISLAATAFACVLGTLAALLVGMTNMKARTAWVFGFVLPLMIPPQVIALAWVQSFSPASPLLAPLGLTLEPGTRHPLYSAWGIIMLLGFYNAPLVFLSVRASLRRVPTNLIEAAQSAGAHPLSVVLDIVLPLVRSGIFAGAALAFVSSIGNFGIQAMLGIPARVPTLITMIYRRLNSYGPSALNDMALLALLLAVLTILGMAVTGWLGRRGDQRVEGSNNSVRLSLGRWHWPVATLAWGYLVGILVLPLSSLVGSALVRGYGQPLTLETLTFENFNNALFRHEGIREAFATSFMLTGLTVLILIPVSIALGYFLVWRTGVVSRFLHLASELAYALPGIIIGVAMILFFLKPLPLVHVSIYGTIWVIFAAYLSNYLALALRPILGGFAQVDHSLNEAAQIAGASVFQRLRDIVLPVLAPSAAAAGSWFS; this is encoded by the coding sequence GTGACAGACCTCGCAATCTCTCAGGAACGCCCCATGCGGGCGTTCCGCTTCTCGCATCTGAAGCTCAGCGGCGAGATGCGCCTGATCATCTTCCTTGCCCTGTTTGTCGGCCTGCTTTCAATAGCGCCGCTCGGGCGTCTTGTGTATGCGGCCTTCTTTGCCGATGGCTCCTTTGACCTAGACCGGGTTGCCAAGATTCTGGGCGGTCGCCGGGTTCTGCAGGCGACCGGCAATACCATCTGGATTTCGCTGGCCGCGACTGCCTTTGCCTGTGTGCTGGGGACATTGGCGGCGCTGTTGGTCGGCATGACCAACATGAAGGCCCGTACCGCCTGGGTGTTCGGCTTTGTTCTTCCCTTGATGATCCCGCCACAGGTGATCGCACTCGCGTGGGTACAGTCCTTCTCGCCCGCCAGCCCGCTGCTTGCCCCTCTGGGACTGACGCTTGAGCCGGGGACGCGCCATCCGCTCTATTCGGCCTGGGGCATCATCATGCTACTCGGTTTTTACAATGCGCCGCTGGTCTTTCTTTCTGTTCGCGCCAGCCTGCGTCGGGTGCCGACCAATCTCATTGAAGCCGCGCAGAGTGCGGGGGCGCATCCGCTGTCCGTGGTGCTCGATATCGTGCTGCCGCTGGTACGTAGCGGGATCTTTGCCGGAGCGGCTCTGGCTTTTGTCTCCTCCATCGGCAACTTCGGCATTCAGGCTATGCTGGGGATTCCGGCGCGTGTGCCAACGCTCATAACCATGATTTACCGACGCCTCAATTCCTATGGCCCTTCGGCTCTCAATGACATGGCGCTGCTGGCGCTGTTGCTGGCTGTACTGACCATTCTCGGGATGGCGGTGACAGGATGGCTGGGGCGTCGGGGAGATCAGCGGGTTGAGGGAAGCAACAACAGCGTGCGCCTGTCATTGGGGCGTTGGCACTGGCCTGTTGCGACGCTCGCGTGGGGGTATCTGGTCGGCATTCTCGTGTTGCCTCTGTCGTCGCTTGTTGGGTCCGCTCTGGTGCGTGGCTATGGTCAGCCACTGACGCTTGAGACCCTGACATTCGAGAATTTCAACAATGCTCTCTTCCGCCATGAGGGGATCCGGGAAGCCTTTGCCACCAGTTTCATGCTGACCGGGCTGACTGTGCTCATTCTCATTCCTGTTTCCATCGCGCTTGGCTATTTCCTGGTCTGGCGCACCGGTGTTGTTTCCCGCTTTCTGCATCTGGCATCGGAACTTGCCTATGCGCTTCCGGGCATCATCATCGGCGTTGCCATGATCCTGTTCTTCCTCAAGCCTTTGCCGCTGGTTCATGTCAGCATCTACGGCACCATCTGGGTGATTTTTGCCGCCTATCTCTCCAACTATCTCGCGCTGGCGCTCCGGCCTATTCTCGGAGGCTTTGCGCAGGTGGATCATTCGCTGAATGAAGCTGCGCAGATTGCGGGGGCCAGTGTCTTCCAGCGGCTACGGGACATCGTGCTGCCGGTTCTGGCCCCGTCAGCTGCTGCTGCCGGATCTTGGTTTTCATGA
- a CDS encoding ABC transporter substrate-binding protein: MRTLSLAALALALATAAHAETTITLYTSQAPEQAQETVDAFEKANPDIKVNWTRNGTSALMNVMRAEIEAGQVQADVLLVADPINLGLLKAQDQLLPYKDAPVADYDKAAYDKDMTYFGTKAITTGIAYNTNIAEPVKKWADLLTEENRGQIAVPSPLYSGAALNHLHALINQENIGWSFYEGLADLDIVPEGGNGPATKAVAGGMAKYAILVDANALRAKASGSPVDYIAPEDGVSFIGEPVAILKGTQHVAEAKKFVDFLLSKEGQELVSKQGNLPLLDGVASPEGFPALSSMKLLGYDVDAAVKANEEVRAKFADIFGM, encoded by the coding sequence ATGCGTACGCTCTCTCTCGCTGCACTGGCTCTTGCGCTGGCAACTGCCGCTCATGCAGAAACCACCATCACGCTCTACACCAGTCAGGCTCCCGAGCAGGCTCAGGAAACCGTTGATGCGTTTGAAAAAGCCAACCCGGACATCAAGGTCAACTGGACGCGCAACGGCACCTCTGCCCTGATGAACGTCATGCGTGCCGAGATCGAAGCCGGTCAGGTTCAGGCCGACGTGCTGCTCGTTGCCGACCCGATCAACCTCGGCCTTCTGAAGGCTCAGGATCAGCTGCTTCCTTACAAGGATGCTCCTGTCGCCGATTACGACAAGGCTGCCTATGACAAGGACATGACCTATTTCGGCACCAAAGCCATTACCACCGGTATTGCCTACAACACCAACATCGCCGAGCCGGTGAAGAAATGGGCTGACCTGCTGACCGAGGAAAACCGTGGCCAGATCGCCGTGCCGAGCCCGCTCTATTCCGGTGCTGCTCTCAACCATCTTCATGCCCTGATCAATCAGGAGAACATCGGCTGGAGCTTCTATGAAGGTCTTGCTGATCTCGACATCGTACCGGAAGGTGGCAATGGCCCGGCAACCAAGGCTGTTGCCGGTGGCATGGCAAAATATGCCATTCTGGTTGATGCCAACGCGCTGCGCGCCAAGGCAAGTGGTTCGCCGGTCGACTATATCGCTCCGGAAGATGGTGTTTCCTTCATTGGTGAGCCGGTTGCCATCCTGAAAGGCACGCAGCATGTTGCCGAAGCCAAGAAATTCGTTGACTTCCTTCTGTCGAAAGAAGGTCAGGAACTGGTCTCTAAACAGGGCAACCTTCCGCTGCTTGATGGCGTTGCCAGCCCCGAGGGTTTCCCCGCTCTGTCTTCCATGAAGCTGCTTGGCTACGACGTGGATGCCGCAGTGAAGGCGAATGAAGAGGTTCGCGCCAAATTCGCTGATATCTTCGGGATGTAG
- a CDS encoding ABC transporter ATP-binding protein, translating to MGAIEFTNIFKSFGKTEVLRDISLSIKSGEFVAVLGPSGCGKTTLLRTLAGFEMLDGGEIHVDETLLSSRTVHLSPEERGIGVVFQNYALWPHMSVERNVSYSLKVKGVSKQERQKRTRDVLELVGLEELAKRRPADLSGGQRQRVALARCLAMQAGVVLLDEPLANLDVHLRATLEEEFSRFHQRSGATMFYITHDQSEALALADRVAVMDKGQIVQFARPRTLYLEPANEMVARFIGEGKLFDVERVTPVQNGRADVDLFGHSIRLRCPDRMTAKDRARISFHPSDLSLADRGAGIPARVTRITYRGDHLRAEVAPDPAPEMSLTVNVAPPISIEQGQHVSIALNDGWVLPDHQLS from the coding sequence ATGGGCGCTATCGAATTCACCAACATTTTCAAATCATTCGGCAAGACCGAAGTGCTTCGCGATATCTCGCTGTCGATCAAGTCGGGCGAGTTTGTCGCGGTGCTCGGGCCATCTGGCTGTGGCAAGACGACGCTTTTGCGGACGCTTGCCGGTTTCGAGATGCTTGATGGTGGCGAGATCCATGTCGACGAGACGCTGCTGTCGAGCCGGACGGTGCATCTTTCTCCTGAAGAGCGCGGCATTGGCGTCGTCTTCCAGAATTATGCGCTCTGGCCACACATGAGCGTCGAGCGCAATGTCTCCTATAGTCTCAAGGTCAAAGGCGTTTCAAAACAGGAACGGCAAAAGCGGACGAGGGATGTGCTGGAGCTGGTCGGGCTGGAAGAGCTGGCCAAGCGACGTCCGGCAGATCTATCCGGCGGGCAGCGGCAGCGTGTCGCGCTGGCCCGCTGCCTTGCCATGCAGGCGGGCGTGGTGCTGCTTGACGAGCCTCTCGCCAACCTCGATGTGCATTTGCGCGCAACGCTCGAGGAGGAATTCTCCCGCTTCCATCAGCGTTCGGGCGCGACGATGTTCTACATCACCCATGACCAGTCAGAAGCGCTTGCGCTGGCAGACCGGGTTGCGGTGATGGACAAGGGGCAGATCGTGCAGTTTGCTCGCCCCAGAACCCTCTATCTCGAACCGGCCAATGAAATGGTCGCCCGCTTCATTGGAGAAGGGAAGCTCTTTGATGTCGAGAGGGTGACCCCTGTGCAGAATGGTCGGGCTGATGTCGACCTGTTTGGTCATTCCATCCGTCTTCGCTGTCCTGATCGGATGACCGCCAAAGACCGGGCCCGGATTTCTTTTCACCCTTCCGATCTTTCGCTCGCGGATCGGGGTGCGGGCATCCCCGCGAGGGTCACGCGAATTACCTATCGAGGTGATCATCTCAGGGCTGAGGTCGCGCCAGACCCGGCACCGGAGATGTCACTCACCGTGAATGTTGCTCCGCCCATTTCCATTGAACAGGGACAACATGTGTCCATCGCGCTCAACGATGGATGGGTCCTGCCGGACCATCAGCTTAGCTAG
- a CDS encoding LacI family DNA-binding transcriptional regulator, with protein MAKRRSSSSRRPTLVDVAREANVSAITVSRTIRSPELVSQQMRTAVEEAIKKLGYHPDPAASALASKVTNNIALLLPSLTNTVFEDVLDGIYEGCEGTRYFIQIGDTRYSSLKEEALIESFLRQKPAGMIVTGFEQTEKAHAMLSAASCPVVQIMDYGEEPIDMAVGFDHEAAGYAAAVHLLECGYRRPGCLGARLDARSRRRLDGFRAACREAGVWDERRMVTTSQSSSVGLGRHLFEELLSRDEEVDAVFSNNDDLGIGVLMEAQRRMIPVPERLGICSFHDMEMTQHMFPSLTAVATPRNDIGKFAIKMLLDEIAEPQSVKQRSIDTGFKLIQRSSTRSLDRPE; from the coding sequence ATGGCAAAACGACGATCATCATCATCCCGGCGGCCAACTCTCGTTGATGTGGCGAGAGAGGCAAATGTTAGTGCAATCACAGTCTCCCGAACCATTCGTTCGCCGGAGCTCGTGTCGCAACAGATGCGTACGGCTGTGGAGGAGGCGATCAAGAAGCTGGGCTATCATCCGGATCCGGCCGCTTCGGCGCTTGCCTCGAAGGTGACGAACAACATCGCCTTGCTGTTGCCCTCGCTGACCAACACGGTGTTTGAGGATGTGTTGGATGGGATATATGAGGGCTGCGAGGGAACACGATATTTCATCCAGATTGGCGACACTCGCTACAGTTCCCTTAAAGAAGAGGCTCTTATCGAGAGCTTCCTGCGGCAGAAGCCCGCAGGAATGATCGTCACGGGCTTTGAGCAGACCGAAAAGGCCCACGCGATGTTGTCGGCGGCGAGCTGTCCCGTTGTCCAGATTATGGATTATGGCGAAGAGCCAATCGACATGGCCGTCGGGTTCGATCACGAGGCCGCAGGCTATGCCGCTGCTGTTCATTTGCTGGAGTGCGGATACCGGCGACCGGGGTGTCTTGGCGCCCGGCTCGATGCCCGCTCGCGTCGTCGCCTTGATGGGTTCCGCGCGGCCTGCAGGGAGGCTGGCGTCTGGGACGAGAGGCGTATGGTGACAACGTCTCAATCCTCATCAGTCGGGCTCGGAAGGCATCTGTTTGAAGAGCTTCTGTCGCGCGATGAGGAAGTCGATGCGGTTTTCAGCAACAACGATGACCTTGGCATCGGTGTCCTGATGGAAGCTCAGCGCCGGATGATACCAGTGCCGGAGCGGCTCGGGATTTGCAGTTTCCACGATATGGAAATGACGCAGCACATGTTTCCATCGCTGACAGCGGTCGCAACCCCTCGCAATGACATCGGCAAGTTCGCGATCAAGATGCTGCTTGATGAAATCGCCGAACCCCAGTCGGTCAAACAGCGCAGCATCGATACCGGCTTCAAGCTCATCCAGCGATCTTCCACTCGCAGTCTGGACCGGCCCGAATAA
- a CDS encoding TRAP transporter substrate-binding protein, whose translation MKFAKIRALALGAASILAVTSGAFAQEYALRFQHSDPAGNPNYGLAQEWTKMVAEKTGGRVTVELMPVETIVAHSETQDAVAAGIIDGHFTDTSYFAGKEPALGLIANPVGAWSSPQQMLDFIYNGGGKELMNEILEPYGLHFIGPTTPGLEAFVSKVPLDGVADLKGLKLRAPEGMVQKVFAAAGAAPVNLPGSEVFTSLDKGVIDAADYNIFATNASQGLHDIAKHPVYPGFHSMPLIEVSINKATWDSMPDDIKTAMEESVKEYAQYQIKMLDERDQQAVAEAASDVVIHDWSAEERAKFRSIAKQQWAEAAKASPYSQKVYDILTAYLESKGLMSND comes from the coding sequence ATGAAGTTTGCAAAAATCCGCGCACTGGCCCTCGGCGCAGCATCGATTCTGGCCGTCACATCCGGCGCTTTCGCGCAGGAATACGCTCTGCGGTTCCAGCATTCCGATCCGGCAGGCAACCCGAACTACGGTCTGGCGCAGGAATGGACCAAAATGGTCGCCGAGAAAACCGGCGGTCGCGTCACTGTTGAGCTGATGCCCGTCGAAACGATTGTCGCCCACAGCGAAACCCAGGATGCCGTGGCAGCTGGTATTATTGACGGTCACTTCACCGACACGTCCTATTTTGCCGGCAAAGAGCCAGCCCTTGGTCTGATCGCCAACCCGGTCGGCGCATGGTCATCCCCGCAGCAGATGCTCGACTTCATCTACAATGGTGGCGGCAAGGAACTCATGAACGAGATCCTCGAGCCCTATGGCCTACACTTCATCGGCCCAACCACGCCGGGTCTTGAAGCCTTTGTCTCCAAAGTGCCTCTTGATGGCGTTGCTGATCTCAAGGGTCTGAAACTGCGCGCCCCTGAAGGCATGGTGCAGAAAGTCTTCGCTGCAGCCGGAGCTGCTCCGGTGAACCTGCCCGGCTCCGAAGTCTTCACTTCTCTCGACAAGGGCGTGATCGATGCTGCCGACTACAACATCTTCGCAACCAATGCCTCGCAGGGTCTGCACGACATTGCCAAGCATCCGGTCTATCCCGGCTTCCACTCCATGCCTCTGATCGAAGTCAGCATCAACAAGGCAACATGGGATTCGATGCCGGATGACATCAAGACTGCGATGGAAGAAAGCGTCAAGGAATACGCTCAGTATCAGATCAAGATGCTTGATGAACGCGATCAGCAGGCGGTTGCTGAAGCTGCTTCCGACGTGGTCATCCACGACTGGTCTGCCGAAGAACGCGCAAAATTCCGCTCGATCGCCAAACAACAGTGGGCAGAAGCCGCAAAAGCTTCTCCTTACTCTCAAAAAGTCTATGACATCCTGACCGCCTATCTGGAATCAAAAGGCCTGATGAGCAACGACTAA
- a CDS encoding TRAP transporter small permease, with protein sequence MSGSVKSNENASTAEHKKPPEASPESGLLGRIINQIGGVFSVAILASAGILFLEVLLRYVFNSPTSWAHETVVFLNACAFIFGGLYVAAHNKHIRVVLLYGMIPEGPRRYLDAAISFVCMISTGFFAWASWSSVQRAIWTPQGEFHLETSGSAWNPPFPGALKVFLFLIMIALTVQFLIIAIKFARKAGAK encoded by the coding sequence ATGTCCGGATCAGTCAAATCAAACGAAAATGCCAGCACCGCTGAGCACAAGAAGCCGCCAGAGGCCAGCCCTGAATCGGGCCTTCTGGGACGGATCATCAATCAGATCGGAGGCGTCTTCTCCGTCGCGATTCTGGCTTCTGCCGGAATTCTCTTTCTCGAGGTTCTGTTACGCTACGTCTTCAACAGCCCGACCTCCTGGGCTCACGAGACCGTCGTCTTCCTCAACGCGTGCGCTTTCATCTTCGGCGGCCTCTATGTCGCGGCGCATAACAAGCATATTCGCGTTGTCCTGCTCTACGGCATGATCCCCGAAGGCCCGAGACGCTATCTGGATGCCGCCATTTCCTTTGTCTGCATGATTTCGACCGGCTTTTTCGCCTGGGCCTCATGGTCGAGTGTGCAGCGGGCCATCTGGACACCACAAGGCGAGTTCCACCTCGAAACGAGCGGTTCTGCATGGAACCCGCCTTTCCCTGGAGCTCTCAAGGTTTTTCTGTTTCTCATCATGATTGCCCTGACGGTCCAGTTTCTGATCATCGCAATCAAATTTGCTCGTAAGGCTGGAGCCAAGTGA
- a CDS encoding TRAP transporter large permease subunit, producing the protein MDTIFNLQALGIEGATIAMFVTLVGLLLTGMPLAFVTLLVSLIFALGWMGPMVLPLISSRIFSFVNSFVFVSVPMFVLMAAILDRSGIARDLFDAMKLLAGRIRGGVALQTLLVAVILAAMSGIVGGEIILLGLLALPQMLRLGYDRKLAIGVCCAGGALGTMVPPSIVLIMYGLTANVSIGDLFTASFAPGFMLASFYAVYILIRAYMNPALAPIAEPEEMTREEKVRLLKALFLPIMVVVFVLGSIYGGIASVTEASAVGVVGVLLSTVLRGEFSIELVRGAIRQTLSTVGMIVWIGIGASALVGVFNLMGGTRFVTSLIHGVSDEPMIIILFMMGILFLLGMFLDWVGIALLCMPIFVPIVKSLGYDPVWFGVVFAMNMQVSFLSPPFGPAAFYLKSVTPPDISLGEIFKSLLPFICLQVLAVATLLVFPGITGR; encoded by the coding sequence ATGGACACGATCTTCAATTTACAGGCGCTGGGTATTGAAGGCGCCACAATCGCCATGTTCGTCACGCTTGTCGGTCTTCTGTTGACCGGCATGCCTCTGGCATTCGTCACCCTGCTTGTCTCGCTCATCTTTGCCCTCGGCTGGATGGGACCGATGGTTCTGCCGCTGATCTCGAGCCGTATCTTCAGCTTCGTCAATTCGTTTGTCTTCGTATCCGTGCCGATGTTTGTGCTGATGGCAGCGATCCTCGACCGATCGGGCATCGCCAGAGATCTGTTTGACGCAATGAAGCTTCTTGCAGGCCGCATCCGTGGTGGTGTCGCTTTGCAAACCCTGCTGGTGGCGGTCATTCTGGCTGCAATGTCCGGCATCGTTGGCGGCGAAATCATCCTCCTCGGCTTGCTCGCCCTGCCGCAGATGCTGCGCCTTGGCTATGACCGCAAACTGGCAATCGGCGTATGCTGTGCAGGTGGCGCTTTGGGCACCATGGTGCCTCCCTCGATCGTTCTGATCATGTATGGCCTCACTGCCAACGTGTCGATTGGCGATCTCTTCACCGCCTCTTTTGCGCCGGGCTTCATGCTTGCCAGCTTCTATGCTGTCTACATCCTGATCCGCGCCTACATGAATCCGGCCCTTGCTCCCATTGCCGAGCCGGAAGAAATGACCCGCGAGGAAAAAGTTCGTCTGCTGAAGGCCCTGTTCCTTCCCATCATGGTCGTGGTCTTCGTGCTGGGTTCGATCTACGGCGGCATTGCGTCGGTAACCGAAGCCTCAGCCGTTGGTGTTGTCGGCGTCTTGTTGTCGACAGTCCTGAGGGGTGAGTTCAGCATTGAGCTCGTACGCGGAGCCATCCGTCAGACCCTGTCCACGGTTGGCATGATCGTCTGGATCGGTATCGGCGCATCGGCTCTGGTGGGCGTATTCAACCTGATGGGTGGCACGCGCTTTGTCACCAGTCTGATCCACGGCGTCTCCGACGAACCGATGATCATCATTCTGTTCATGATGGGCATTCTGTTCCTGCTAGGCATGTTCCTCGACTGGGTCGGGATCGCCCTGCTCTGCATGCCGATCTTCGTTCCCATCGTCAAATCACTTGGCTATGACCCGGTTTGGTTCGGTGTTGTCTTTGCCATGAACATGCAGGTCAGCTTCCTGTCGCCGCCGTTTGGACCAGCAGCCTTCTATCTGAAGTCGGTGACACCACCAGATATATCCCTCGGTGAAATTTTCAAATCACTCCTCCCCTTCATTTGCCTGCAGGTTCTGGCTGTCGCAACCCTGCTTGTTTTCCCCGGCATAACAGGGCGCTAG